Proteins from one Hemiscyllium ocellatum isolate sHemOce1 chromosome 43, sHemOce1.pat.X.cur, whole genome shotgun sequence genomic window:
- the LOC132835012 gene encoding uncharacterized protein LOC132835012, with product MKVKQLIPVDHLPTIFETHDEGYHDTLYGKGSGLSSDCHPPQTQDDYLKSICQLAQPTFLFDTSSKTQNAGYANTLPNSAKQTTSHRHKAELPSPVSLQSNSKKDNCFVCALADAFSLDTITIAVSSSRTPSNNADPFSWLFGRSHIEIHGRINRPFPQQRSLPVYTNEAKSSRKTRWLSLDHMVMAENGLHRKQPQVRGKIPSTGCSTNIRKGKPASSEYFFHYHQGGNEQGSASNCNRDSNNSRT from the coding sequence ATGAAGGTGAAACAGCTGATTCCAGTGGACCACTTACCCACAATCTTTGAAACCCACGATGAAGGGTATCACGACACTCTGTACGGTAAAGGTTCAGGTCTCAGCAGTGACTGCCATCCTCCTCAAACTCAGGATGACTACCTGAAATCTATCTGCCAGCTGGCACAGCCCACCTTCCTCtttgacacttcttcaaagaccCAGAACGCAGGTTATGCGAACACTTTGCCCAACTCTGCGAAACAGACCACCAGCCATAGACACAAGGCTGAGCTTCCTTCACCTGTATCCCTACAGAGCAACAGCAAAAAAGACAATTGTTTTGTGTGCGCGTTGGCGGACGCTTTCTCTCTGGACACAATTACTATTGCAGTGAGCAGCAGTCGGACGCCGAGTAATAACGCTGACCCATTTTCATGGCTCTTTGGGCGATCACATATAGAAATCCATGGAAGAATTAACCGACCATTTCCACAACAACGTTCTCTGCCTGTTTATACCAACGAAGCCAAAAGTTCCAGGAAGACACGCTGGCTCTCACTTGATCACATGGTCATGGCAGAAAATGGCCTTCACAGAAAACAACCACAAGTGCGTGGCAAGATCCCATCAACAGGATGCTCCACCAATATTAGAAAAGGAAAGCCTGCGTCTTCTGAATATTTTTTCCATTATCATCAAGGTGGTAACGAACAGGGCAGTGCTTCCAATTGCAATAGAGATTCCAACAATTCTCGAACATAG